Proteins encoded in a region of the Pieris napi chromosome 5, ilPieNapi1.2, whole genome shotgun sequence genome:
- the LOC125049644 gene encoding hexosaminidase D-like has translation MEKIVHLDFKGAPLKVSYLDKLFSIIKEWGGTGLLIEWEDTFPFTKDLECIGSSNNSGGDGMYSPEEVKDIMLCAKANGLEVIQLIQTIAHMEYVLKHPKFCHLKESLPSPAVLCPTKPDSLQLVCNLIDDILNAQPEAKYIHIGADEVWHTAVCHSCQHKAATHKYKVASLFLDHIQAVILYVKQRRPNITILMWDDMLRPMTVETIQAYNLRHLVQPVIWNYSSVEHFQIDRTLWEKYENLFSNVWAGSAFKGANGSSQMLSRVARYVSNQEAWQREISRKPNGIHFNGVILTGWSRYDHYATLCELLPVALPSLFSCLRIWTQPMETNEIAREVLPEEEWPGIEVARCIHSFVMLRERSYSLLHGDIVATWLNPWQIKMSYTSPVQVESVANASKTILTDLNGLYAETKKQLEQITGKRSTEEWIVAFFDTILKNIEELNRVASLRRQIGASVRPTYS, from the exons ATGGAGAA gATAGTTCATTTGGATTTTAAAGGTGCACCTTTGAAAGTCTCTTATTTAGACAAG cTGTTCAGCATTATCAAAGAATGGGGTGGAACAGGGCTACTTATAGAGTGGGAAGATACATTTCCTTTTACAAAAGATTTGGAGTGCATTGGCAGTTCAAATAATTCCGGGGGAGATGGAATGTACTCTCCTGAAGAAGTGAAAGATATAATGCTTTGTGCAAAGGCAAATGGACTAGAAGTT ATTCAACTAATTCAAACCATAGCTCACATGGAATATGTGCTAAAGCATCCAAAGTTTTGTCATCTTAAAGAATCATTGCCATCACCAGCTGTTTTATGCCCAACAAAACCTGATTCTTTACAACTGGTTTGTAACTTGATTGatgatatattaaatgctcAGCCAGAAGCCAAGTATATTCATATTGGTGCCGATGAG GTTTGGCACACAGCAGTCTGTCATTCATGTCAACATAAAGCGGCCACACATAAATACAAAGTGGCCTCACTGTTTTTAGATCATATACAAGCTGTGATATTGTATGTGAAGCAACGCAGGCCCAATATCACAATATTAATGTGGGATGATATGTTGCGGCCTATGACTGTTGAGACGATACAAG CATACAACTTGCGGCATTTAGTTCAGCCAGTTATATGGAACTATAGCTCTGTAGAACATTTTCAAATTGACCGGACATTGTGGGAGAAGTATGAAAACCTTTTTTCTAATGTATGGGCCGGGTCTGCTTTTAAAGGGGCCAATGGGAGTAGTCAG ATGCTATCACGAGTTGCTCGGTATGTCAGTAATCAAGAGGCATGGCAAAGAGAAATCAGTAGGAAACCAAATGGAATTCATTTCAATGGAGTCATACTAACTGGCTGGTCAAG atACGACCATTACGCGACATTGTGTGAATTGCTTCCCGTTGCTCTTCCCAGTTTGTTTAGCTGTCTTAGAATTTGGACTCAACCTATGGAGACCAATG AAATAGCCAGGGAAGTTTTGCCAGAAGAAGAATGGCCTGGCATAGAAGTCGCTAGATGTATTCACTCCTTCGTCATGTTGAGAGAGCGAAGTTATTCATTACTACACGGAGACAT AGTAGCGACGTGGCTAAATCCCTGGCAAATCAAAATGTCCTACACAAGTCCGGTGCAAGTTGAAAGCGTGGCAAATGCTTCGAAAAC AATTTTAACTGATCTCAATGGACTGTATGCGGAAACGAAGAAACAATTGGAACAAATCACAGGAAAAAGGAGTACAGAGGAATGGATAGTAGCGTTTTTTGATACCATATTGAAGAATATCGAGGAATTGAACAGGGTTGCCAGCTTAAGGCGACAAATCGGGGCTAGTGTTAGGCCAACTTATTCATAG